Within the Streptomyces sp. NBC_00353 genome, the region CCAGGTCCTTCCGCATCGCGGAGAGCAGGCCGGCCGAGGCCGGCGCCTTGGCGGTGGATGCGGGGGTGAAGCTGGGGGCGGAGGTCGTGGATGCGGATGCAATGGAAGGGGCGTCTGCGGCGCTGGCGGGGGCGATGCCGGCCGTTGCCCAGGCTCCGAGCAGAAGTATGGCGGACAGACCGGTGCGTAACACTGTTGTACGTCTCAAGGGAATGGACCCTTCTGTTGTTCCGACATTGGTGGGGGAGGAACAGCAGGCGTCCGAGACCTCTCACCTGAGAGCGCTCTCAGAGTGTGCCGCGACAGACTGTAATGCAGTGTCATCGTCAGGTCCATGCCAATGACTGCGAAGGTGTGCGCCCGGTTGTTCAGGCTCTCGTCGCCGGGCAGTTGCGCCGGCGACGAGAGCCTGCTGGTTGCTGGTCCTGCGTGGGCGTGGCTTCTGCCGAGCGGCAGAGACGGTCAGGAGCCGGCCTTGCGCTTGTTGTAGACGTCGAACCCGACCGCGGCAAGCAGGACAAATCCCTTGATGACCTGCTGGTAGTCGGTGCCGATGCCCACCAGCGACATCCCGTTGTTGAGTACACCGAGCACCAGGCCGCCGATGATGGCGCCAAACACTGTGCCGACGCCTCCGCTCATCGAGGCACCGCCGATGAACGCGGCGGCGATGGCCTCCAGTTCGAAGTTGGTGCCGGCCTGAGGGACGCCTGCATTGAGGCGGGCTGCGTAGACGATGCCGGCGAGGGCGGCGAGCACCCCCATGTTCACGAAGACCAGGAAGGTGACACGCTGGTCCTTCACCCCCGACAGCTTCGCTGCTGCCCGGTTGCCACCGAGCGCGTACACATGGCGTCCGACGATCGCGTTGCGCATGACGTAGCCGAAGCCCATGAGCAGTACGGCGAGCAGGAGCAGGACGACCGGGACGCCGCGGTAGCTGGCCAGGGTCATCGTGAAGGCGAGGACTGCCGCGCCCATGGCCACGCACTTGGCGAGGAACAGGTTCCTGGGCAGGACGTCGAGTCCGTACCGCTGTTGCCGCCGCCGGTCGCGGACCTCCTGGATCAGGGCGAAAGCCAGGAGTCCGAGGCCCATGAGAAGGGTGAGATTGTGATAGTTGGTCTGCGGACCGACCTCCGGGAGGTAGCCGGTGGATATCTTCTGGAAGCCTTCGGGGAACGGGCCGAGCGAGCGGCTGCCGAGGAGGATCTGGGTGCCGCCGCGGAAGAGCAGCATCCCTGCCAGCGTAACGATGAACGAAGGGATGCCGACGTACGCGATCCAGAAGCCCTGCCACGCTCCGGCGACCGCTCCGACGACGAGGGCGAGGACCAGGGCGAGGACCCATGGCACATCCTGCTCGACCATCATCACGGCGCACGCGGCGGAGACGAAGGCGGCCAGTGAGCCGACCGACAGATCGATGTGGCCGGCAATGATGACGATCATCATGCCAATGGCGAGGACGAGGATGTAGCTGTTCTGGAGCACCAGATTGGTGACGTTGTTCGGCTTGAGCAGGACGCCGTCGGTCCATATCTCGAAGAGCACGACGATCAGTCCGAGGGCGATGAGCATCCCGTACTGGCGCATGTTGCGGCGGGCCGCGTCCAGGAGGAGGGTGCCGGTGGTCGCGGGCACTGCCGCTGTGGCCGGCGTCGGGCGCTGCGGGGTCTCGGTGGGGGCCTGGGACATTTCCTGCTACCTCTTGTCGCTGGTCATGTGGCGCATCAGGACCTCCTGGGTGGCTTCCGCGCGCGGGACTTCGCCGGTGATCCGGCCGGCCGACATGGTGTAGATGCGGTCGCACATGCCGAGGAGTTCGGGCAGTTCGGAGGAGATCAGCACGACTGCTCTGCCTTCGGCGGCGAGCCGGTCGATGACGGTGTAGATCTCGTACTTGGCGCCTACATCGATGCCGCGGGTGGGTTCGTCGAGGATCAGCACATCGGGTCCGGCGAAGATCCACTTGCTGAGGACGACCTTCTGCTGGTTGCCGCCGGAGAGCCGGCCGACCTGCTCGAACACGGTCGGGGCCTTGATGTTCATGGATTTCCGGTACGACTCCGCGACCCGGGTCTCCTCGTGCTCGTCGACGACGCCGCGCCGCGCCACCTTGTCCAGGGCGCTGAGGGTGATGTTGCGGCCGATGGTGTCGATGGTGTTGAGGCCGTACTGCTTGCGGTCCTCGGTGACGTAGGCGATGCCGTGCCGGACAGCCTCCGGGACGGTGCGGGTACGGATCTCCTGGCCGTCCTTGAAGACCTTGCCGCTGATGTTGTGGCCGTAGCTGCGTCCGAAGACGCTCATCGCCAGTTCGGTGCGTCCCGCGCCCATCAGGCCGGCGATGCCCACGATCTCGCCCCGCCGGGCCTCGACGTGGGCCTGGTCGACGACCTTGCGGTGCTGGTCGATGGGGTGGTGCACGGTCCAGTCGCGGATCTCCAGGGCAGGGTGGGTGCCCGGTTCGCCCTCGTACCTGGTCCGTTCGGGGAAGCGGTGGTCGAGGTCGCGTCCGACCATGCCGCGGATGATGCGGTCCTCGGTGGTCTCCTCCGCGTGCACGTCGAGGGTCTCGACGGTGCGGCCGTCGCGGATGACGGTGACCGAGTCGGCGACCGCCGCGATCTCGCCCAGCTTGTGCGAGATGATGATCGAGGAGATCCCTTGCCCTTTCAGCTCCTTGATGAGGCTGATGAGCTGGGCGCTGTCCTCGTCGTTGAGTGCGGCGGTCGGTTCGTCGAGGATCAGCAGTTCGACCTTCTTGGCGAGGGCCTTGGCGATCTCGACGAGCTGCTGTTTGCCGACTCCGATGTCCGCGACCCTGGTCTGCGGGTGCTCACGCAGCCCGACCCGTTCCAGGAGGGCGGCGGCGTGCCGCAGTGTCTCGTTCCAGCTGATGAAGCCGTGGTTGGCGTGTTCGTTGCCGAGGAAGATGTTCTCCGCGATGGAGAGGTACGGCACCAGGGCGAGTTCCTGGTGGATGATCACGATCCCGCGTGCCTCACTGGCGCGGATGTCCTTGAACGCACAGCGCTCGCCGCGGAATCGGATCTCGCCCTCGTAGCTCCCGTGCGGATGCACTCCGCTGAGAACCTTCATCAGGGTCGACTTACCGGCGCCGTTCTCCCCGCAGAGGGCGTGTACTTCGCCCTCCGCGACGGTCAGGGAGACGTCCGAGAGCGCCTTGACTCCGGGGAAGGTCTTGACGATGGACCGCATTTCGAGGACCGGCACGGTCATCGGAGGTCGCTCTCCTTGATGTAACCCGAATCGACCAGCTCCGCCTGGTAGTTGGTCTTGTCGACGCTGACCGGGTCCAGGAGGAAGGACGGCACGACGCGCTTCTCGTTGTTGTACGTCGTGGTGTCGTTGACCTCGGGCTTCTTGTCGTGGAGTACGGCGTCGGCCATCTGGACCGCCTGCTTGGCCAGGGCCCGGGTGTCCTTGTACACGGTCTGGGTCTGCTGTCCCGCAATGATCGACTTCACGGACGCGACCTCGGCGTCCTGGCCGGTGACGACCGGGTAGGGCTTCGACTTGGTGCCGTAGCCGTCCGACTTGAGCGCCGAGATGATGCCAATGGAGATGCCGTCGTACGGGGAGAGCACGGCGTCCACTTCGGCCGACGAGTAGGCGCTGGTCAGCAGGTCGTCCATGCGCTTCTGTGCCGTGCCGCCGTCCCAGCGCAGGGTGGTGATCTGGTCCAGCTTCGTCTGCTTGCTGCGGACCACGAGCTGCTTCTTGTCGATGTACGGCTTGAGGGTCTTCCAGGCGCCCTGGAAGAAGTACCGCGTGTTGTTGTCGTCCGGCGATCCTGCGAACAGCTCGATGTTGAAGGGCCCCTTCTCGGAGCCGGACTTCAGGCCGAGCTTGTCGACGAGGTAACCGGCCTGGAGTTCGCCGACCTTTTCGTTGTCGAAGGAGGCGTAGTAGTCGACGTCCGGGCTGCCGAGGATGAGCCGGTCGTAGGAGATGACCTTGATGTTCTGCTCCCCCGCCTGCCGCAGGACGTCGCTCAGCGCCCGACCGTCGATCGCCGCAATCACCAGGACGTCCACACCCTTGGTGATCATGTTCTCGATCTGGGAGACCTGCTGGTCGACGTCGTCCTCGCCGTACTGCAGATCGGTCTTGTAGCCGAGCTTCTTGAACTCGGCGACCATGTTGCGGCCGTCGGCTATCCAGCGCTCCGACGACTTGGTCGGCATGGCGATACCGATGGTGGAGCCCTTGCCGCCCGCCTTCTCCTCCTTGCTGCCGCCGGCGCCGCTCTGCCCGCAGGCGGCAAGTGAGAGGGACAGCGCAACGGCTGTCAGGGCGGCTGCTGCAGTACGCGTACGGGTCGTGCGCATGATCGGTCCTCCGGAGTACGAGGGAAACGGCGGAAGTTGGCCCGACAGGGAGTGGACCCCATCGAGCGTTCGGTATATCGGACAAGGTTCGAATCGCTGAGCGTGCCCATTCGTGACTGCCGGACGATCAGCCGATTCCCCTGAGCGGCAAGGTGGTTGCTCCTGGGGCTCGCGTAACTCCTATAGCTCCTAGGGCGTTCGATATTTCGTCACCCGTTCGAAATTCTGGCGTGACCGTAGTGAGGGGTCGGGGAGAGTGTCAATGGTTCGCGCACGCGCGACTGGGACAAGCAGGTCACCGCAGCGGGTTTCGGCCGTTCCGAGGCCGGCCCACATCGCTCCGGCACGAGTGCCGGCGCCGGGCGGGGGAACTCCGCGTACCGCCTGGGAGCCTATGCTGTCTTCAGGCGATCACGGCCGACCGCAACTTCAACTGCCGCATCTGGCAAGGCAGACCATGCCGCACCTCTGCTCGGGAGCCCTCACCATGACGCCCTCCGCCGACGACGCCTCCTCCTGGACGAGGCTGTGGGCCGGCTCCCCGCACATCCCGCACGCGCCCCTCGACGACGTGACACGGCGGCACGCGGATCTCCCCGCAACGCTGCTGCCCACCCCCGTCGGCATGCATCACCCGGCGATCTTCGAACCTGCGTTGAAACAGTTTGCCAACGCCTACCGGGCCGGGGAGCCGCACTTCGAAGATGCCGCGACGGGCCGGGCCTGGCACCGGGCGCGGCGGACCGTGCTCGATACGGTGCTAGCGGCCGTCGCGGAGGGTCCATGGGCCCGCCATCTGGTGCTGCGCGGCAGCGTGTTGATGGCGACCTGGTTCGGGGATGCGGCCCGCGATCCGGGCGACCTGGACTTCCTCGTCGTACCTCAGGACTGGGCCATGGACGGACCCCGGACCTCGGGTCTGTTCGACACGATCGCCCGGGATGCCGCGGCAGCCGCGCGCGGCGCCGTCCGAATCGACGCGGCCGCCATGGTGACCGAGAACATCTGGACGTACGACCGGGTTCCGGGCCGCCGCATGCTGCTGCCGTGGACTGCGTCGGGGATTCCCGGTGGCACCGTACAGCTGGATGTTGTGTTCAACGAGATCCTGCCGGCCCCTGCCGAACTCACCGAGATCCGGCCGCTGGGTGACGGTCCCGGCTGCCGGGTGCCGGCCGTCTCCCCCGCTCTGTCGCTGGCCTGGAAGCTGCTGTGGTTGGTCACCGACGCCTATCCGCAGGGCAAGGACCTGTACGACGCGGCCCTGCTGGCGGAACACACTCCGCCGTCCTACGAACTGGTACGGGACGCCTTCGTGCTCAGCGGCGCGGAGGGGGTGCGGCCGGCCGGTGCCTGGTGGCTCGACGAACTGGACGTGGAGACCGGTTGGTGTCACTTCACAGCCGAACACCCCTGGGTCACGGAGGATGCGGCAAGCTGTCGGGGGCGCCTCGCGCGCGCCCTCGGACCGCTCCTGGAGAGGGCGGAGCGACCGGGAGAGGACGGCTACGGCCGGTGGGCCCGGTGGCTGCAGCCACTGGTGGAGTCCACCCGCGCAACGGCCGCCGACCACCCTGAGTCCGCCCTCGGGCATCTCTGCGAGGGCGGCCGGGACGGACTGACGGCTGCCACCGTGATCGTTCGCGAGATCGTGGGACGTGAGCGCATCTCCCCGGAGGACGCACTCGCCGCTGTTCTGACGGACGGGAGCACATGGCGCTACTGGCGGGAGAACCCGAACGCCTGCCGCCAGGCCCTGGAGGAGTTGCGATGACGGCGGTCCGATGCGCTGCGCGTCGGCGTCTCCGTCTCGAGTCACCCGCCCGAAGGGCCGACAGCTGAAGCGCCGGCCGTCAAGGAGCCGGCGGTCAAGGGGCGTCCGAGGAACGATCGCCCACACGATCTTGCCGACCGGGTTTCGGTGCCGGGCTCCGAAGTCGGAGGCGGCCGCGCGAACCAGGAACAGCTCGCCAGAGGTGGAGCCGATGTCCGAGATCGAGTTCCCAAAAAGCCTGGCAGTTACCGTTCCTAAACAGTGTCCAGGAGTGAGCCTTGTGCCCACGTCCCAGTACTGCGCGCATCCCGAACGGTTTTGGATGCGCTGGTCCCCCGCGTTCTCGTTGTCCCTGTCCGGCAACGCGCATCGTGTGCACGCTCCGCGACGGGGCGGCGGGTTTCCTCACGCCCTCGGTCACCACGATCGGCCTGGACGGTCCGATGCCCAGCATCATCACTCTGGTGATGCTGGGGCGGTGCCGTCCGTCGCCGGATCGGGTGTCCGAGGGCGCGCCTGCCAATGGCCACCGAGGCGGCGTCATGGCGAGTCATGCTGCGAGTCTTGCTGATCAGGGGCTTGCGCCAGTGCTGGTCGCCCCACATCGAGGTGTATGCCGGGTCGACGGCGACGATGGCGATGCCGTGTTCGGCGGTCATGGAGACGATGCGGGCCTTGAGTTTGCCGGTGGGCATACCGGAGATGAGTTGCCGGAACCGCTTCTTGCGGCCGTGCTTCTCGCGGGTCTTCTCGGCGGCGAAGTCCAGGTTTTCGATGCCGATCGCTTGCGCGCCGGTCTGTTTGGTCCAGTTAAGGAGGCGAGTGAGGGCGTGCCGGATCTGGGCGTCGCGGTGGTCGGCGGTGCCGGACAGGTCGTAGCCGAAGCGGCGCGGGTCTCCGACCGGGTTGCCGTGCCGGTCGAGCCGGTAGGCGGCGAAGTGGTCGGCGTTGGTGTCGACGCCGATCATGCCCCGGGCCCGGGCGGTCTCCAGCGGAATGGTCTGCACGGCGGGGCGTTGCCAGGATGCGGTCAGGTACCAGCGTCCGCGGTCCGTGTCGAGGTGGATGCGGTAGGCCACGGCCCGGTTGGCTTCGATGCGGTCGGCCCACTGCGCGCCCCGGTGCGCGAACGCGATGCGGGCGGTGAGGGTGTACCGGCCGTGCTTACTGTTGGCCAGGTGGGCGAGCGGGGCGGGCAGCTTGATCGACACTTCGCCGTCAGGGGTGACGCGGATCGTCTCGTTCCCGAAGCGTTTTCCGGACTCGCCGTCTGCGGCGAGGAACCAGCGCTCAGCCTCCCAACGCTGACGCCAGTCGCGCTCGGTGAGCTGCGCGGCATGAAGGTTGTGCCGGTTCCTGAGCAGCCGCCGGCCGCCGCGAACGACACGGACATGTCCGGTCTTCCAGTCGTCGCGGGCCACGTCGAGGCGGTGTTCCAGGGTGGCCAGGCGGCGGGACTTGTGGAACCACTCGCCCTTGGACCGGTACCCGCCCGGCGCCCGCTTGCTGCCTTTCTCCCCGATCGGGAGGGACAGGCGGTGTCGCAGCGTGCGGATACCGGCCTCAAGGTTGTGGACATGGGCGAGCAGGCAGCGTCGGGCCAGGCCGTACTGGTCGTGCGTGGCCTTCGTGATCGCACCCGCGATACGCGACGACGACTGCTCGGTCAGGTCACGCTTGCGCGATGCCCACGCGTCGTTGTCGTGCTTGTGCCCGGCTTCGCAACGGGCCTTGAGGTCGCCAGAGGCCAGGCGGCCCTGGTGCTCGCCGACCAGACGCAACACCTTCTCGTCCTTTGGTGTGAGGTGCTTGAGGCGGTCGCGTAACGCCACACCGGACGGGCCGACAGCAACGAACGGCGGGGCGATGGTGCGGAGCTGCTTCTTCTTGTCAGCCATCGGCAGCCGCCGCTTCCAGTGCCTTCCTGGCACGGTTCTTCGCACTGCGGCGGCCGTACAGGCGGGCACAGAACGAGGTCAGAACCTCCACCATGTCGCGCACCAGGTCGTCTTCGGCCTCGCCGTCATCCAGCACAACGAGTCGACGACCGGTTGCAGCCAGAGCGGCCTCGACGAGTTCGACGTTCATGCGGCCCAACCGGTCTTTGTGCTCCACCACTACGGTGGTCACCGCCGGGTCGGCCAGCAGGCGACGGGCCTTGGCGCGGGCGCCGTTCATGCCCGAAGCGATCTCGGATTCGACGCGCACGACCTTATGCCCGGCCTTCGCGGCCCATGCCGACAAGCGTGCGGTCTGCCGCTCCAGGTCGGCCTTCTGGTCGTGGGAGGAGACGCGCGCGTAAAGTCCCACGCCACCGGTCACGGACGGTGAGGTGTTCGCGTCGATGTTCACCAGGATCGTGCGCGGCCCCACTCGCTCCGCAGGGACCGGCAGCGTGCCCTCACGGAACCAGCGGTACGCAGTACGTGGGGCGACCCCCTGCGCACGTGCCCATTCCGTCAGATTCATACACAGATCATACGACACTCGCGACATCTAAAAGACACCTATGGACACTTAGTCGAGAGCAGTTCCCGACCCTCTCCGATCAGCGCCA harbors:
- the mmsB gene encoding multiple monosaccharide ABC transporter permease codes for the protein MSQAPTETPQRPTPATAAVPATTGTLLLDAARRNMRQYGMLIALGLIVVLFEIWTDGVLLKPNNVTNLVLQNSYILVLAIGMMIVIIAGHIDLSVGSLAAFVSAACAVMMVEQDVPWVLALVLALVVGAVAGAWQGFWIAYVGIPSFIVTLAGMLLFRGGTQILLGSRSLGPFPEGFQKISTGYLPEVGPQTNYHNLTLLMGLGLLAFALIQEVRDRRRQQRYGLDVLPRNLFLAKCVAMGAAVLAFTMTLASYRGVPVVLLLLAVLLMGFGYVMRNAIVGRHVYALGGNRAAAKLSGVKDQRVTFLVFVNMGVLAALAGIVYAARLNAGVPQAGTNFELEAIAAAFIGGASMSGGVGTVFGAIIGGLVLGVLNNGMSLVGIGTDYQQVIKGFVLLAAVGFDVYNKRKAGS
- the mmsA gene encoding multiple monosaccharide ABC transporter ATP-binding protein; this translates as MTVPVLEMRSIVKTFPGVKALSDVSLTVAEGEVHALCGENGAGKSTLMKVLSGVHPHGSYEGEIRFRGERCAFKDIRASEARGIVIIHQELALVPYLSIAENIFLGNEHANHGFISWNETLRHAAALLERVGLREHPQTRVADIGVGKQQLVEIAKALAKKVELLILDEPTAALNDEDSAQLISLIKELKGQGISSIIISHKLGEIAAVADSVTVIRDGRTVETLDVHAEETTEDRIIRGMVGRDLDHRFPERTRYEGEPGTHPALEIRDWTVHHPIDQHRKVVDQAHVEARRGEIVGIAGLMGAGRTELAMSVFGRSYGHNISGKVFKDGQEIRTRTVPEAVRHGIAYVTEDRKQYGLNTIDTIGRNITLSALDKVARRGVVDEHEETRVAESYRKSMNIKAPTVFEQVGRLSGGNQQKVVLSKWIFAGPDVLILDEPTRGIDVGAKYEIYTVIDRLAAEGRAVVLISSELPELLGMCDRIYTMSAGRITGEVPRAEATQEVLMRHMTSDKR
- the chvE gene encoding multiple monosaccharide ABC transporter substrate-binding protein: MRTTRTRTAAAALTAVALSLSLAACGQSGAGGSKEEKAGGKGSTIGIAMPTKSSERWIADGRNMVAEFKKLGYKTDLQYGEDDVDQQVSQIENMITKGVDVLVIAAIDGRALSDVLRQAGEQNIKVISYDRLILGSPDVDYYASFDNEKVGELQAGYLVDKLGLKSGSEKGPFNIELFAGSPDDNNTRYFFQGAWKTLKPYIDKKQLVVRSKQTKLDQITTLRWDGGTAQKRMDDLLTSAYSSAEVDAVLSPYDGISIGIISALKSDGYGTKSKPYPVVTGQDAEVASVKSIIAGQQTQTVYKDTRALAKQAVQMADAVLHDKKPEVNDTTTYNNEKRVVPSFLLDPVSVDKTNYQAELVDSGYIKESDLR
- a CDS encoding nucleotidyl transferase AbiEii/AbiGii toxin family protein, with the protein product MTPSADDASSWTRLWAGSPHIPHAPLDDVTRRHADLPATLLPTPVGMHHPAIFEPALKQFANAYRAGEPHFEDAATGRAWHRARRTVLDTVLAAVAEGPWARHLVLRGSVLMATWFGDAARDPGDLDFLVVPQDWAMDGPRTSGLFDTIARDAAAAARGAVRIDAAAMVTENIWTYDRVPGRRMLLPWTASGIPGGTVQLDVVFNEILPAPAELTEIRPLGDGPGCRVPAVSPALSLAWKLLWLVTDAYPQGKDLYDAALLAEHTPPSYELVRDAFVLSGAEGVRPAGAWWLDELDVETGWCHFTAEHPWVTEDAASCRGRLARALGPLLERAERPGEDGYGRWARWLQPLVESTRATAADHPESALGHLCEGGRDGLTAATVIVREIVGRERISPEDALAAVLTDGSTWRYWRENPNACRQALEELR
- a CDS encoding transposase → MADKKKQLRTIAPPFVAVGPSGVALRDRLKHLTPKDEKVLRLVGEHQGRLASGDLKARCEAGHKHDNDAWASRKRDLTEQSSSRIAGAITKATHDQYGLARRCLLAHVHNLEAGIRTLRHRLSLPIGEKGSKRAPGGYRSKGEWFHKSRRLATLEHRLDVARDDWKTGHVRVVRGGRRLLRNRHNLHAAQLTERDWRQRWEAERWFLAADGESGKRFGNETIRVTPDGEVSIKLPAPLAHLANSKHGRYTLTARIAFAHRGAQWADRIEANRAVAYRIHLDTDRGRWYLTASWQRPAVQTIPLETARARGMIGVDTNADHFAAYRLDRHGNPVGDPRRFGYDLSGTADHRDAQIRHALTRLLNWTKQTGAQAIGIENLDFAAEKTREKHGRKKRFRQLISGMPTGKLKARIVSMTAEHGIAIVAVDPAYTSMWGDQHWRKPLISKTRSMTRHDAASVAIGRRALGHPIRRRTAPPQHHQSDDAGHRTVQADRGDRGREETRRPVAERAHDARCRTGTTRTRGTSASKTVRDARSTGTWAQGSLLDTV
- a CDS encoding IS607 family transposase, producing the protein MNLTEWARAQGVAPRTAYRWFREGTLPVPAERVGPRTILVNIDANTSPSVTGGVGLYARVSSHDQKADLERQTARLSAWAAKAGHKVVRVESEIASGMNGARAKARRLLADPAVTTVVVEHKDRLGRMNVELVEAALAATGRRLVVLDDGEAEDDLVRDMVEVLTSFCARLYGRRSAKNRARKALEAAAADG